The region CGAAATGAGCATCCGCGACACTTCTGCGCAGGACCACCGAGTCGCCACCGCCACCGTGCAGGGTCGGCACCGTCGCCGCTGGGCGCTCGGCGCCGGCGTCGGTGTGCTCGCCCTGGGCGCGGGCGCGTGGCTGCTGTCGGGCTGGAGCGCGGGTGGCCGTTCGGTCGACGCCGAGCGTTTGCGCATCGCCGAGGTCAAGCGCGGCGAACTGGTCCGCGACATCGCCGCCGACGGACGGGTGATCGCCGCCAACAGCCCGATCCTGTATGCGATCGCCGGCGGTTCGGTCGACCTCAAGGTGGTCGCCGGCGACGTGGTCCGCAAAGGCCAGGTGCTGGCCGAGATCGACAGCCCGGAGCTGCGCAGCAAGCTCGCCCAGGAACAGGCCACCCTGGCCAGCCTGGAAGCCGAGGCCAGCCGCGCCGAACTCGACGCCGAACTGGCGCGTTCGACCGCGCGCAAGGAACTCGACCAGGCGCAGATCGCCCGCGTCGCCGCGCTGCGCGACCTGGAACGCTACCAGCGCGCCTTCGAAGGCGGCGCGGTGGCCAAGGTCGACGTCGCCAAGGCCCAGGACGATCTGAAAAAGTCCGACATCGGCCTGAGCCATGCCCAGGGCGATCTCGGCCGCCAGGGCCGCAGCGCGGCGTTGGACACCCGCAACAAGCGCCTGCTCGCCGATCGCCAGCGCGCGATCGCGGTCGAGGCGCAGCGCCAGGTCGAAGCGCTGACCCTGCGCGCGCCGTTCGACGGCCAGGTCGGCCAGGTCCAGGTCGCCCAGCGCGCCAACGTCGCGATCAACGACCCGGTGCTGAGCGTGGTCGACCTGAGCGTGTTCGAAGTCGAGATCAAGGTGCCGGAAAGTTTCGCCCGCGACCTGGCGATCGGCATTCCGGCACAGGTCACCAGCGGCAACGGCCAACCGTTCGCGGCGCAGATCTCCGCGGTTTCGCCCGAAGTCGTCAACGGCGAAGTCGTCAGCCGCCTGCGTTTCACCGGCAAGCAGCCGCCGGGCTTGCGCCAGAGCCAGCGCCTGAGCGCGCGCATCGTCCTGGACACCCGCCGCAACGCGCTGATGGTCGAGCGCGGCCCGTTCCTGGAGCAAGCCGGCGGCAACGCCGCCTATGTCGTCGCCAACGGCGTCGCCACCCGCCGCCCCATCCGTACCGGCGTGAGCAGCCTCAACGCCGTGGAAATTCTCGAAGGTCTGCAACCGGGCGAGCGTGTCGTCGTCTCCGGCAGCGACCAGTTCGAAAACGCCGAAACCGTCCGCATCAGTGGAGAATGATCATGCAAACCCAACACCACGCCACCGACTTCCCGTTCGCCCCGCAGTGGAGCTCGCAAGAGCTGACCGACGCCGTGCCGCTGCGCCTGCACCAGCTGATCGATTTCGATCAGGCCCGCGATGCCGGCGACGCGCGCTGCGCCAACCAAGCCGCATCGCGCCGCCCGATCCGCATCCATCGTTACCTGGCCGCGTGCGCGCTGCCGATGTTCGCGATCCGCTGAAGCCCACCGCCAAAGGAAACACGTCATGCTCGACATGCGCCAGGTCACCAAGGTCTACCGCACCGAACTCGTCGAAACCCACGCCCTGCGTTCGCTGGACCTGCACGTACGCGACGGCGAATTCGTCGCGGTGACCGGCCCCTCGGGCTCGGGCAAGACCACCTTCCTCAACATCGCCGGCCTGCTGGAGACCTTCAGCGGCGGCGAGTACCGGCTCGACGGCGAAGACGTGCGCGGCCTGTCCGACGATGCGCGTTCGCGCCTGCGCAACCAGAAGATCGGCTTCATCTTCCAAAGCTTCAACCTGATTCCCGACCTCAACCTGTTCGACAACTGCGACGTGCCGCTGCGCTATCGGCGGATGCCGGCCGCCGAGCGGCGCCAGCGCATCGAACAGGCCCTGACCCAGGTCGGCCTGGGCTCGCGCATGAAGCACTATCCGGCCGAGCTGTCCGGCGGCCAGCAACAGCGCGCGGCGATCGCCCGCGCGCTCGCCGGCACGCCGCGCCTGCTGCTCGCCGACGAACCCACCGGCAACCTCGACTCGCAGATGGCACGCGGGGTGATGGAGTTGCTGGAAGAGATCAACGCTCAGGGCACGACCATCATCATGGTCACCCACGACCCCGAACTCGCCGCGCGCGCGCAGCGCAACGTCCACATCGTCGACGGCATGGCCACCGACCTGAAGGCCGAGCCGAGCCTGATCCGCGCCCCGATGCCGACGGCCTCCGTCGATGCCGACGCCACCCTCGCCTGAGACCGTCGCCATGACCGGAAACAGCCAGTTCGGCTATTACGTCCAGCTCGCCCTGCGCAGCTTCAAGCGCAACAAGGTGCTGACCGCGCTGATGGTGGTCGCCATCGCGCTCGGCATCGGCGCGGCGATGACCACCCTGACCGTGTTCTACGTGCTGTCCGGCGATCCGCTGCCGGGCAGGAGCGAGCACTTGTTCCATCCGCGCATGGATCCGCGGCCGATGGCCGGCTATACGCCCGGCGACGAGCCGCACGAGGACATGAGCCGCTTCGATGCCGAGACGCTGCTGCGCGAGAAGCGCGGCGACCGCCAGGCGCTGATGAGCGGCGGCGACGTCGCCATCGAACCGCGCCGCGACGGCCTGCCGCCGTTCCGCCAGATCTCGCGCTTCACCTCGACCGACTTCTTCGCCATGTTCGGCGTGCCGTTCCAGTACGGCGGCCCGTGGCCGGGCGAAGACGATGCGCGCCGCGCTCGAGTTGCCGTGATCAGCAGCACCCTCAACGA is a window of Lysobacter antibioticus DNA encoding:
- a CDS encoding efflux RND transporter periplasmic adaptor subunit, translated to MSIRDTSAQDHRVATATVQGRHRRRWALGAGVGVLALGAGAWLLSGWSAGGRSVDAERLRIAEVKRGELVRDIAADGRVIAANSPILYAIAGGSVDLKVVAGDVVRKGQVLAEIDSPELRSKLAQEQATLASLEAEASRAELDAELARSTARKELDQAQIARVAALRDLERYQRAFEGGAVAKVDVAKAQDDLKKSDIGLSHAQGDLGRQGRSAALDTRNKRLLADRQRAIAVEAQRQVEALTLRAPFDGQVGQVQVAQRANVAINDPVLSVVDLSVFEVEIKVPESFARDLAIGIPAQVTSGNGQPFAAQISAVSPEVVNGEVVSRLRFTGKQPPGLRQSQRLSARIVLDTRRNALMVERGPFLEQAGGNAAYVVANGVATRRPIRTGVSSLNAVEILEGLQPGERVVVSGSDQFENAETVRISGE
- a CDS encoding ABC transporter ATP-binding protein; the encoded protein is MLDMRQVTKVYRTELVETHALRSLDLHVRDGEFVAVTGPSGSGKTTFLNIAGLLETFSGGEYRLDGEDVRGLSDDARSRLRNQKIGFIFQSFNLIPDLNLFDNCDVPLRYRRMPAAERRQRIEQALTQVGLGSRMKHYPAELSGGQQQRAAIARALAGTPRLLLADEPTGNLDSQMARGVMELLEEINAQGTTIIMVTHDPELAARAQRNVHIVDGMATDLKAEPSLIRAPMPTASVDADATLA